The following are from one region of the Tachysurus fulvidraco isolate hzauxx_2018 chromosome 15, HZAU_PFXX_2.0, whole genome shotgun sequence genome:
- the rpl3 gene encoding 60S ribosomal protein L3, whose amino-acid sequence MSHRKFSAPRHGSLGFLPRKRCRRHRGKVKSFPKDDASKPVHLTAFLGYKAGMTHIVREVDRPGSKVNKKEVVEAVTIVETPPMIIVGIVGYVETPRGLRSFKTVFAEHISDECRRRFYKNWYKSKKKAFTKYSKKWQDEEGKKQLEKDFASMKKYCKVIRVLTHTQMRLLPLRQKKSHLMEVQLNGGTISEKVDWAREKLEKAVPINNVFTQDEMIDVIGVTKGHGYKGVTSRWHTKKLPRKTHRGLRKVACIGAWHPARVAFSVARAGQKGYHHRTEINKKIYKIGQGYHTKDGKLIKNNASTDYDLSNKSINPLGGFVHYGEVTNDFLMLKGCVVGTKKRVLTLRKSLLVQTSRRAQERIDLKFIDTTSKFGHGRFQTVDEKKAFMGPLKKDRIAKEETA is encoded by the exons ATG TCTCACCGTAAGTTTTCGGCTCCCCGTCACGGCTCCCTGGGCTTCTTACCTCGCAAGAGGTGTCGCAGACACCGCGGTAAGGTGAAGAGCTTCCCCAAGGATGACGCCAGCAAACCCGTCCACCTCACCGCCTTCCTGGGCTACAAAGCAGGCATGACTCACATCGTCCGTGAGGTCGACAGACCTGGCTCAA AGGTGAACAAAAAGGAGGTCGTCGAGGCGGTCACCATTGTCGAGACCCCTCCCATGATCATCGTAGGAATCGTGGGATACGTCGAGACTCCACGTGGTCTGCGTTCTTTCAAGACCGTCTTTGCTGAGCACATCAGTGATGAGTGCAGGCGCCGCTTTTACAAAAACTG GTACAAGTCCAAGAAGAAGGCTTTCACCAAGTACAGCAAGAAGTGGCAGGATGAGGAGGGTAAGAAACAGCTGGAGAAGGACTTTGCCTCTATGAAGAAGTACTGCAAGGTCATTCGTgttctcacccacacacag ATGCGTCTGCTGCCCCTGAGGCAGAAAAAGTCCCACCTTATGGAGGTCCAGCTGAACGGTGGAACCATCTCAGAGAAGGTGGACTGGGCCCGGGAGAAGCTGGAGAAGGCCGTTCCCATTAACAACGTGTTCACTCAGGACGAGATGATCGACGTCATCGGTGTCACTAAGGGTCATGGCTACAAGG GTGTGACGAGCCGTTGGCACACGAAGAAGCTGCCGCGTAAGACCCATCGTGGTCTGCGCAAGGTGGCATGTATTGGCGCTTGGCATCCTGCCCGTGTGGCCTTCAGTGTGGCACGTGCTGGTCAGAAGGGCTACCATCACCGCACAGAGATCAACAAGAAG atCTACAAGATTGGACAGGGCTATCACACTAAGGATGGCAAACTGATCAAGAACAACGCCTCCACCGATTACGATCTGTCCAACAAGAGCATCAACCCACTG GGTGGATTTGTCCACTACGGTGAGGTGACAAATGACTTCCTGATGCTGAAGGGCTGTGTTGTTGGAACCAAGAAAAGGGTGTTGACCCTGCGCAAGTCCCTGCTGGTGCAGACGAGCCGTCGTGCTCAGGAGAGGATCGACCTTAAGTTCATCGACACCACGTCCAAATTTGGTCACGGACGTTTCCAGACCGTGGATGAAAAGAAGGCCTTCATG GGTCCGCTCAAGAAAGACCGCATTGCCAAGGAGGAGACGGCCTGA